The Diabrotica virgifera virgifera chromosome 4, PGI_DIABVI_V3a genome segment TCCTCATTCCATAGAAAAGCCTTTTTGAATAGTCCTTCTTTGCAATAAAATTGACAACGTCAGCTAAGACGGCTGCTTCATCGACATCTGGCATCTTCTGTGCTACCTTGTTTATGACTTCTGTCACATCAGtctacattaaataaaaaattaatataaatataaataaaacccactataacctaaaaaaatttaCCATCTCATCTGAGCTAAGTTCGCAGCCACGATATTTTGGATCCAAAAGGTTAGCTACAAAATGAACACTATAAATAGCAAACTTCTTCCGATTTTCAAAAATTGCCCTTGTATCTGCTTCCTCTTTGGATAACAATGGACTTTTAGTGACATTTTCTAATGAGGTgttaaccatttttttaaataaatgcagACATTTTGAAATCGTTGGTGTGTCACCTTCTACAGAGGTAATTGTGTTAGCAATTGGTTCCAGAAGCATAATGTATCCTTGTACCCGGTCCCAAAATATATCGCTTAGagcattttttttaaagatgGGTGTTTGCTTACTGCCTTTTCAACATCTTCATTGATAGCCAtcctttttattatttgtttgttAGCAAGCAATGATTGTAGACAAAGAACTAATGATCCCCATCTGATAGGCACTGGGAGTTTAAGACTGCAACTTATTTTTAATTCGTTTTGTTTTTCCTTTACCCACGCAGATAATATGTGGCTTTGTCGGATGGCCTTTGTAAGGGCAACAGCCTCGGCAGTAAACGATTTCAGACTTGTTAAATTTTTGAGAtcggtaaatattaaattaagaGAATGAGCAAAGCATCCATAGGTAAAAATGTTATTATCAAAATCATTTTCAATCAAGGCCCAAGCAGCTTTCATGTTTGCTGCATTGTCTGTGACTATACCAAATACCTTTCGGGGACCGATTTCACGTATTACTGCACCAAGGGTTTTTGCCATATATTCTGCAGTATGAGGTGCAGTGTCTGTGGGCATAATTTTAAAAAGGAATGGCTTTGGAGTTGTTATAACAAAGTTTAGGACAGCCTCGTTCCTAATATTGGACCATCCATCCACCATTAGTCCAACAGAATGTGCTCCAGCTTAAAGTAAAgagataattatttttaaccTACTAGCATAATATAGATTTACTTATATTAAAGTCGGGCCGTTCTAAAATTACTGAAATATATACGACGGACGGTGTGGTACAACACTGTACCGCATCTGGTTGCTGTTCAAGGTCTTTCCTGTTAAACTTCGTCCGTAGTACGTTGTTCAGTGGTAATTTTACAGCGGCTCGCCTATATATTGTCagtgttttaataaatataataacagtaaattaaatatttttttaaaaattccaaAATTCCCCAAATTACATTAGTTTTAATGAACTAATACGGTTCCAACCGTAGTCGATGCCAAATTACATCATTTTGTACAACACTCCTTGGTAATGATGCAGTGGCATCGAAACCGGTTGGAACCgtattagattattattaaaactAATGTAATTTGtggattttctaaaaaatatttaatttattgttATTACGCAGAATTACACAGAGTAAGGGCCgaaacaataaattttaataaatatggtAAAACTTAAATCTTACCAATGTTTTCCGAAACCATAGCCTTTACACGTAGGTGCTCACTGTCTAATAGTGGGCCTGATACAAGGTGTCGGGTTGGTATCTGATAAGCAGGTCTGAGAAATTTAAACAACTTCTGCCACTGTATATTTTCTACTAAAGCCAGTGGTGCTTGACTTAAATAGGTAGCCCGGCTAAGCAGTTCATCGGCTTTTACTTTTTGTTCAGGTGTCATTTTATCCATGAATGCGGACACCTCTTTAGACTGTGATTTCGGtttttctgtaaataaaattcccaaatgtattaaatttaaaaataagtctGTAAAGTAAGGTTATCTTTAGGAATTTCTACTAAATAAAGAAGAGGgaaatttggaaatatttttagaGCTTTGGTACATACCTTTAACTTTTTCCTCCCTTTTTTCATGTATTGTTTGTAATAGTCCAATGTTTCGTTGTTTTCTCTCCGTCACTCCATACTTTATTTTAACTTCCTCTGGACATTTTAggcattttttaatatgttccaACAAACGTGTCCCATTTTTTGATAGTTGAAGTGTACAAAAAGTACACTCTACTTGAggagtttttttttctgtgtttttagCATTTTAAACAGGGAACTTACTTTGCAACTTTTCCTTCCCCGTGATTCCCGCGAAGAACAAGAACTCGAATTCGAAGACATTATAAACATTCAGTTTTTGTCACTAATGTCACTACAGTAGGTAACAAATAATTTATTATCATAAAACACagaaaatataattaacaataattaatttatttaaacacaCTTAAATAAGCACTAAACACAAATATTTCCGGCACAAGGCAAGTAAATCACAAAATAACAACAGAACGCCTGCAAAAGTTAATCGGTAATTCCCCGGTTTTCTCAGCGCCAACGAATACGAGCGTCCTGCTAAATTTCGGTGATTCCCCAAAAACAACGAcgtaaaaaaataatagataaagGCAGTAAGGGTTTaatgtttcaatattttttaaaaaggaacGTCAAACACTGAGTTTCTAGATGTTTTGgatataatattgaaatattGGGTGATTTTTAGGCTTACAAACAACTCCTAAtattgatattgttaatattacgttgagaaactaataaaaaacaattaaaaacaaaaaaacacgttatttattgtttttttttttcgtttttttttagaattaaaaaaaacacgtttttttacaTCACTACTTGACCATTGCAGTATTGAGTTCCTTATTAGTTGCAACATGTATCTAGTTTTTTCGATTTACCAGAAAAAGACGAACATGCTTCGAACATCTTGTCTTTATTCTTCAGCATGGTAGCTAGAGTGGAATTTGAAATTCCTTTTTCACAGCAAACTTCTGCTTTCTTCTTACAGTTCTCAACATCTTTAAGGatgttatttttttctaaaaagcaACTGCCTTTCTTTTAGAAGTCATACTGTGTAATATGTGTAACATAATCAGGAAACAAACAATAAacatttatgttgttctgaagctatttccttgtggcatttttataattacgtatttttttatgggaaataagccacaattttactaaaaaatgaatttattaacgtttcgaagcccaaatcgggttttgttgtcaaaatacaaaatactattatattatattatattatacaatagtattttgtattttgacaacaaaacCCGATTtgagcttcgaaacgttaataaattcattttttagtaaaattgtggcttatttcccataaaaaaatacGTAATAAACATCTATGACGAAAAACAACTGTGAAATGTGGTTCTTCACCACTGAAATGTTTCGATGCATCTTACATAGTTTATTAGGTGCGGATGGTCGATCTCGACAATGACACTTCGCCATCGTAAATTGTCATTTTCCTGCAATATTCAATATTGGTCGATAGATAAACAGGAAGGAGTTTATTACAGGCGGTGGAGTTTATCACACATCACTGGCCTCGATAAGCACACAGGTTTTTGGACATTTCTGTATACAGGCAGTtagggtatttatttatagccatcgCCCTgccaaaaacaggtaaagaaacatgttcttcgatttcatttttcctcgttatagcCAAATTTGCCTCGTTGTAGAGGTGTTACAACTGGTGTACATACTGCGTTTTTGCGTACAGGTAAaggtctgaaattttttaaagaaaaagaaatagtatgccacagatatttcaaattaaaaatcgtttttgaattcctggTTCAGTTTGTGACAAAAATCAACCTTCCCTGTTTTTCATATGATGCTtcattttcatgcaaaaaataaaacatcttaacatttacaaagtattcgaaataagtttctatacattAATATACTGCATTTTTGTATacggcttttcatcgattgtcatttgtttcgagcttctgtcatgtgtcacataatattaatatatctacgtcatacgtctttggtttgtattattgtagatACCAATatcgtatgtcgtagatatattaatattatgtgacacatgacagaagctcgaaacaaatgactgtgaatgaaaagccctattaggctatcatggaagagttacCTGAAAATTTTTTAGATTGCCTCAAACATAGATATATATTACACTAGATTGCGCCCTGccatcttaaaatgggtgacgattgcgacagagataaatgagcctatttggtcggcaGTCTCTTTCTAATtaaaggggagtatcgacgacgtcactatcctactgtATCGAGtattatttaaatgttatgacagttcgagcgggtggtgacgagaaatggtctttggtTCAGAACGTGGATGATCTGGGTTCGAATCCCATactaatttttactttttttatttttaatttaatcaatattgcgtttattagatattatttgcgtgccgaaaacggtaacataattttcatgctcatgtgtcAACGTAATTGGTGCAACCTTACTTTTGCGACTGACGTGACAGTtctttatagttaaattttatatttatatatgttttattttatatcttatttatattttatagttaaattttatatttcatatttaattaataacaacttgtcaaaaatattacctaatttggaatggtctattccttagaacatcaagttctattctataactggtgcacaaggtcaaatatttcggtcccaacaaaatcaatggaaacgacagtcagattcgcttTTGTGTGGCTATATATTCTGTGACATAACTaactaaaatctccaggggcggaacgctgcttgggtaTAAAGGGGTGGTGGGTAGTGGGTTCGTTAacgagatagtgtaccaaaatttgggaataagtagatcataaaaaaactaagtaaaatctccaggtgCGGACAAGGGTAAATACACAAAATTTTTGAGTTATGCTCGTCATCGAGAATATGTCCGTAACTTGCACAATTGATTCATTGTAGAATCAACATCCAAAAGGGCGGACAACTAGGTGGGGTCAGCTAGCTTTGTTAAAAACGGTGTcacaatattttcataaaaaatgtagagaaaaaactaaaatttcttatatgtttaaaaaaaattttataacattgatttatgcaaataattataattattgttctcGAAATTATTGCGGACATATTCTTGACGACGATCATCACCAAAAGTTTTCATATTGACCCCTGCCCGCCACCCCTTTGTTCCCCCACGCACCATTACGTCCCTAGAGATTTTGCTAAGTTACGTCATGatatacttattcccaaattttggtgcactatcccgatcacgaacgtcacaaaaacctcttataatttatatattcacccctgcccctaCCCCTTTGTCCCCAAAAGCAGCGTTTCGCCCCTgggtattttacttagttacgtcatgaactagttattcccaaattttggtgcactatctctatcaggaacgtcacaaaaaccccttataatttttatattcaccccctgcccccacccctttgtcggccacgcagcgttccgcctcttgagattttaattagttacgtcatgacctacttattcccaaattatggtgcactatctcgattatgagcgtcagaaaaaaaataataaaaaccgcgactttgaccccttataactaccctcgtcccccactctggtttccggctctggagattttacttagttatgtcatgatctacgtattcccaaattttggtgcactatctcgatcatgaacgtcacaaaaaactccttataatttttatattcacccctgtccccacccctttgtcggccacgcagcgttccgcccctggagattttaattcgttacgtcatggcctacttattcccaaattttggtgcagtatctcgatcatgagcgtcacaaaaaaataataaaaaccgcgactttaaccccttataactaccctcgtcccccaatctggtttccggctcttaggattttacttagttatgtcatggtctacttattcccaaattatGGTGCACTATgtcgatcaggaacgtcacaaaaaacccaattataatttttatattcaccccttcccccacccctttgtcggccacgcagcgttccgcccctggagattttaattagttacgtcatgacctacttattcccaaattttggtgcactatctctaacaagagcgtcacaaaaaaaataataaagaccgcgactttgaccccttatatctaccctcggcccccattctggtttccggtcgttggggaaagtaatgtacacaactattagttcaacatatccccatataccccagactgtgggtgaaaaataggtcgatttcaggatataattcaggaatttttgaaacctatcaggtgttgtaaaggaataacttctactaaaatgtgaccaaaaatattgtgagctttttttattCCGATTTGcttttgttaaatttgcaatttttaaagatttttaattttgcagcttaggatattgattttggagaaaaactttttaatagaaagttgtagtaaattaaaaaacctacaatttgagctatggtaagtttaatttcgtttagtggttattgcaaaacagcctgcgaaaggtccaaaatggtcgttttttacaattgcattatttattgtacaaataattttttttattttttaaagctttaaaatgaagatctttcaattccaaacataaaaaaaaaagttgtaaagccagattaacgaatttgttgcttagatattataaattgtttatcccaagaggtcaaatgtccaaggctataacattttgataaaaaatcgtagagagttggtgaaacatccaatctccttctaaagagttatattttcatattcggatgtaaataaatgcgtaaaacatttttaaacctctatttttgggtttgaaaataagggggcaaatttcgttataaacatttagagctgaagcggccctgtacatcctatgagtttttaacttacagattattgttgctgaagacgaaataaagatttataaaaaaataaaaaatttctacgaccaactgaagccgagataatttttggattggaaaataagggggcaaatttcgttataaacattagagctgaagcggccctgtacattctatgagtttttaacttacagattattgtttctGAAGACGACaggaagatttataaaaaaaaaataaaaattttctacaaccaactgaagccgagataattgtttttttttcttaaatcgtagtgcctttatttataacaattaagaaattaccttacagtcattgactaaagaaagacttatgttatcttaaaataaaaattattataaagtataattacatttaattattaaaaattatttttaaaatcggtgcttttgcgagcggccgaattttgcaaatcgcccggctcgcttcaaatccgcgcgctcggaaaatttttacgtaacttatattaaattttgacacaaaacaatttaataatattaccattataatatacagtctatttaccactgtatttgtttttcttgataaacttttatatgtgaaatctcatttctgaagaaatactATTACAAAAAAATGATGCATATGTATATGAAATATATagataactatatttttaattttgtcattgatatataaattaatataataataataatgttactttttattatacaatataaaccTTTTTCTTcgtgtagtgactatccgttttggatgttggcgagcatcatggcaatctgtacttgaacactaaatcggtactgctgctctaaaaagatttgtagttgttgtgttgaacgacgtacgtaaattttctagcaaggcaatccttcgccttcctggttctcagtttccttctacttttccttgcaagattagttgcagcagttcatatatttccctgttcctcatgatgtgaccgaggtattcgattctGACTGTTTTTATTAGGGTTAACAGCTCTTATTCTTTTTAAATTCTCAACAAAACACCCTGGTTAGTAACGTTGTCGCTATAAGagatcttcaggattcgacgataaagtcACATTTCAAAAACCTCAATTTTCTTGTAGgaggcgtctgtgagagtccacaacTCAACTCCATACAACAGTATatgaaatatattataacatcgTAATAACCTGATTTTTgtgggtattgataaatcataACATAATGAATAACTTCTTGTTAtgttgctttctctatcctacctTTCATTTTTCTATGGAAcagtcccaattttcattgacgttagTACCAAGGTGGTgtatatttttgttctttctatTTATTGACCGTTCACACTGGTTCGTCCAAATTACTGTttcttcttagagatcatcatacattttgttttcttagtgtttagtgaaagtccgtatctctgactgactgtTCTGACTGTGATTCTGTTCATTTACTCCTAGAGGGTTTCAGAACTGTCGgcgaataccaccgtgtcgtctgcgtattttatatgttcttgatacattctccgttaattcgaattccgccGGCTTCAACGTCATCCACTGATTTTTGAAAGATTTACTTAGCGTGTATGTCAAACATCAGTGGTGATAGTATGGGTATATCCCTGAAGGACCCCAGGTTTGATTTTGATgacgtcggattctcctgcctctgctTGGATATACGCTGTTTGATTGCAATACAGATTACTGATAATTCTTAAAATACAGGGGTccgtaagaagtaacattattatatttatataacaatgaaaaaattaaaaatatagttatctatatatttcatatacataatatgtattatgtataatttttttctaatagtatttcttcagaaatgagatttcacatataaaagtttatcaagaaaaacaaatacagtggtaaatagactgtatattataatggtaatattattaaattattttctgtcaaaatttaatataagttacgtaaaaattttccgagcgtgcggatttgaagcgagccgggcgatttgcaaaattcggccgcttgcaaaagcaccgattttaaaaataatttttaataattaaatgtaattatattttataataatttgtattttaagataatataagtctttctttagtcaatgactgtaaaataatttcttaattgttataaataaaggcactacgatttaagaaaaaaaaaacaattatctcggcttcagttggttgtagaaaatttttatttttttataaatcttcgtgtcgtcttcagaaacaataatctgtaagttagaaactcatagaatgtacagggccgcttcagctctaatgtttataacgaaatttgcccccttattttcaaacccaaaaattatctcggcttcggTTGGtagtagaatttttttatttttttacaaatctttatttcgtcttcagcaacaataatctgtaagttaaaaactcataggatgtacagggccgcttcagctctaaatgtttatagcgaaatttg includes the following:
- the LOC114337913 gene encoding uncharacterized protein LOC114337913 codes for the protein MDKMTPEQKVKADELLSRATYLSQAPLALVENIQWQKLFKFLRPAYQIPTRHLVSGPLLDSEHLRVKAMVSENIAGAHSVGLMVDGWSNIRNEAVLNFVITTPKPFLFKIMPTDTAPHTAEYMAKTLGAVIREIGPRKVFGIVTDNAANMKAAWALIENDFDNNIFTYGCFAHSLNLIFTDLKNLTSLKSFTAEAVALTKAIRQSHILSAWVKEKQNELKISCSLKLPVPIRWGSLVLCLQSLLANKQIIKRMAINEDVEKAVSKHPSLKKML